From the genome of Pieris rapae chromosome 5, ilPieRapa1.1, whole genome shotgun sequence, one region includes:
- the LOC110996346 gene encoding death-associated protein 1: protein MSSTEDVSQLKAGHPPAVKAGGMRITQHKVPHVKETKETTTEDLTGLSGPSPVPSNPVSIAGAPNRGNADFTPQAAQVAHSPKPPTHINVKPSPNIQQPRK, encoded by the exons atgtcgtCAACTGAAGATGTTTCCCAACTTAAAGCGGGACACCCTCCCGCAG TGAAAGCTGGTGGTATGAGAATTACTCAGCATAAAGTGCCTCATGTTAAGGAAACTAAAGAAACAACTACTGAAGATTTAACTGGTCTCTCTGGCCCTTCACCAGTTCCATCCAACCCAGTATCAATTGCAGGAGCTCCAAACCGAGGCAATGCAGACTTTACGCCGCAGGCGGCACAAGTAGCACATAGTCCTAAGCCTCCAACTCATATCAACGTTAAACCAAGCCCAAACATTCAACAACCCAGGAAGTAG
- the LOC110996333 gene encoding sodium/hydrogen exchanger 10, giving the protein MKTPPIAYPTSLAFLFIFLTLLVGVIVRAVMLSTTMCIPYRVVMFIFGGFLGFFAHKYPAFKPFVTICYMDVDLLLTVFLPIILFFTSYSVDSHSFWKSFPQILMVGVAGVLLTALMAAFMAYYLIESSWSFTTALLFGIVCSPIYPVEIVTQLKELTKGKNISVLLLGEGLIGDATVMIEFTAVLGYLASALTDASQISLMLIRFAGGGVLLGLVMGKITSGLLSLTYYDLLCCVTLTLAGAFLTYYIGEKFFYVSGLLGTVIAGVMVSTRKSTISAEVEQIVSHFWRILSHIANTLVFTIVGVVIFEKLCYVISVRQVALVFVTYTTVYASRLLVYAAMTPILRNIGYGMSWQHAMACVWGGLRGPLSLCLALIVLETPLTADFGEVFIIQTAGLVLLSLLINATTITKVLKILGLAEISLAKKANMTNCVKRVMMTRDRCISMLKMDKFLADANWDLVQANTTIKHPYQLQMSGRDEDSDDDTYMGYHYTTCPDCEREIPNEPTKKEIAEMMREANQRLLKALKISYWRQYEHGKISKDGVRTLVQAVEVAADSDNGKINLEQLGTLWKPKAHAVWLRRKLVDMMMPDAANAQVPRHPWRQYCYRIVSNIWFDGFIYIMILCNTPVILCEVALRGPVNREVTIAIKSLNLFFFIIYVLEMLIKFYALTIRGYFKSHWNKLDFFIIVMATGDLILDIIDSVTPWDKWNNLNSSVLTATKLLRMLRFLRLCKLARVSVPKIMAYIDRMIDIQLAFGYDVGKGFVTGETEVCNLLPQLVDNQQIQETLYNRLEADRLVVTRQLGLLQRDRPWTAITVKTRQATTSTLNIMLSDAMQLKEEGFLDEMEYRLLVTAIQEKVQAIRHKGSLVAPSSPETQLRAISWLQGNERVADFFIENSEIHNYNINDVLIFRGDQPKGLYILVSGLCEAKYIPPDDEMDEAIPNYEFLTDLKFSEPSQEYIVSGNAIGVLGVLTNRPYNYTVRCDSAVQAYYITIQVVKDAFNIAPHPIMGLEASMWREIGIKLSLMVLPNVPAYHSWSSEKISMRLEHAFVPCLKAFKIFVVGELMEDIVLLDGVCQDMATREVFQPPCYIPRTVHRLIFPKSSQLVVSSQCPETKLLIVPAKDTDELDIMEDELDDLQCELVSNASSRCLYHRVIRKLSIESRNKSVMRGRKRKRGAKRVNYRESVWGKQMSSSTIPGVGSHTDKELSKYYKPSLDNVPEKLEKSQNNGESTSQHKQSARQSRLDSEQEIFNTMLSKTKGRSSDNK; this is encoded by the exons ATGAAGACACCACCTATAGCTTACCCAACATCTTTGGCATTTCTTTTCATATTTCTAACACTTTTAGTTGGTGTCATAGTAAGAGCTGTCATGCTAAGCACCACAATGTGTATACCATATAGAGTGGTAATGTTCATCTTTGGTGGCTTTCTAGGATTTTTTGCCCATAAATATCCAGCCTTCAAACCGTTTGTTACGATTTGCTACATGGACGTAGATTTGCTGCTGACAGTTTTCCTTCCgataatactatttttcacGTCCTATAGCGTCGATTCTCACTCATTCTGGAAGAGTTTTCCTCAAATTTTAATGGTTGGTGTTGCAGGAGTGTTGCTCACTGCTCTTATGGCAGCCTTCATGGCATATTATTTGATTGAATCGTCATGGAGTTTTACCACCGCTCTTCTGTTTGGTATTGTCTGTTCGCCTATATATCCTGTCGAAATCGTTACGCAGTTAAAAGAACTTACCAAGGGTAAAAATATCAGTGTGTTACTACTTGGTGAGGGTTTAATAGGTGATGCCACTGTTATGATCGAGTTTACAGCAGTACTTGGATATCTAGCGTCGGCTCTTACTGATGCATCtcaaatttctttaatgttGATACGATTCGCGGGGGGAGGGGTGTTACTTGGCTTGGTCATGGGAAAGATTACATCCGGATTGCTATCTCTCACATACTATGATTTGTTATGTTGTGTTACTCTGACGTTGGCTGGTGCTTTCTTGACGTACTACATAGGTGAGAAATTCTTTTACGTATCTGGCTTGTTGGGGACTGTTATTGCGGGAGTCATGGTGAGCACCAGAAAGTCAACCATTTCTGCTGAAGTGGAGCAAATTGTGTCACACTTTTGGAGGATTCTATCGCATATAGCGAATACTTTGGTGTTTACGATCGTTGGAGTGGTCATATTTGAGAAGTTGTGTTATGTTATATCTGTGAGGCAAGTGGCGTTGGTATTTGTGACGTATACTACAGTATATGCTTCGAGGTTATTAGTGTATGCGGCCATGACTCCTATATTGCGGAACATAGGATATGGAATGTCCTGGCAGCATGCGATGGCCTGTGTTTGGGGTGGCTTACGCGGACCATTATCTCTCTGTTTGGCTTTAATTGTTCTTGAAACGCCGTTGACTGCGGATTTCGGGGAG GTCTTTATAATCCAAACTGCTGGGCTAGTTTTGCTATCTCTTCTCATAAATGCAACCACGATTACCAAAGTCTTGAAGATCCTAGGCCTAGCTGAAATATCCCTTGCCAAAAAGGCCAATATGACGAATTGTGTAAAACGCGTCATGATGACGAGGGATCGATGTATTTCTATGTTGAAGATGGATAAGTTCCTTGCCGATGCTAACTGGGACCTGGTACAGGCTA ATACAACGATCAAACACCCATACCAGTTGCAAATGTCCGGCCGTGATGAAGATAGTGATGACGACACGTATATGGGATATCATTACACCACTTGTCCCGATTGCGAAAGAGAGATACCCAACGAGCCTACGAAGAAGGAAATAGCGGAAATGATGAG gGAAGCTAATCAAAGGTTGTTGAAAGCTCTCAAAATTTCCTATTGGCGTCAGTATGAGCACGGTAAAATAAGCAAAGACGGGGTGAGGACGTTAGTTCAAGCTGTGGAAGTGGCTGCGGACTCAGATAATGGGAAGATTAATTTGGAGCAATTGGGGACTTTGTGGAAGCCAAAG GCTCACGCGGTCTGGCTTCGTCGTAAACTGGTAGATATGATGATGCCAGACGCAGCCAACGCGCAGGTACCACGACATCCCTGGCGGCAGTATTGCTATCGTATCGTTAGCAACATTTGGTTCGATGGATTCATATACATAatgatattatgtaatacaCCCGTTATATTGTGTGAAGTCGCTTTGAGGGGACCAGTGAACCGTGAAGTAACTATTgctattaaatctttaaattt gttcttttttataatctatgtcCTGGAAATGCTTATTAAGTTCTATGCTCTGACGATTCGTGGTTATTTCAAATCTCATTGGAATAAACTAGATTTTTTCATCATTGTCATGGCGACTGGTG ATTTGATCCTCGATATAATTGATTCGGTTACACCTTGGGATAAatggaataatttaaattccagTGTTCTAACGGCGACGAAACTGTTGAGAATGTTGAGATTTTTACGTCTATGCAAATTGGCCCG GGTATCTGTACCAAAAATAATGGCGTATATAGACCGAATGATAGATATACAACTGGCGTTTGGATATGATGTTGGAAAG ggATTCGTAACTGGGGAAACTGAGGTGTGTAATCTCTTGCCGCAGCTAGTTGATAATCAGCAGATTCAAGAGACCCTTTATAATAGACTTGAAGCTGAcag ACTCGTTGTAACCCGCCAACTGGGTTTGTTACAAAGAGACAGGCCATGGACAGCGATCACAGTGAAGACGAGACAAGCGACCACGTCTACCCTTAATATAATGCTCTCAGATGCAATGCAACTTAAAGAAGAAG GTTTTCTAGACGAAATGGAGTACCGTTTACTAGTAACCGCGATACAAGAGAAAGTCCAAGCTATTCGACATAAGGGAAGTTTAGTTGCACCGTCTTCACCGGAG ACCCAGCTCCGCGCCATATCTTGGCTCCAAGGCAACGAGAGAGTAGCAGACTTTTTCATAGAAAACTcggaaatacataattataatattaatgatgtATTGATATTTAGAG GTGACCAGCCAAAAGGCCTTTACATCTTGGTATCAGGGCTGTGTGAAGCGAAATACATTCCACCAGACGACGAAATGGATGAAGCAATTCCCAATTATGAATTCCTCACTGACTTGAAGTTCTCTGAACCGAGTCAGGAGTATATTGTATCTGGGAACGCTATTGGAGTATTGGGG GTACTAACGAATCGTCCTTACAACTATACAGTACGCTGCGATTCCGCCGTCCAAGCATATTACATCACCATACAAGTAGTCAAGGATGCATTCAATATTGCCCCACATCCGATAATGGG GTTGGAAGCGTCAATGTGGCGTGAAATAGGCATCAAGTTATCTCTAATGGTGCTACCAAACGTTCCAGCTTATCATTCCTGGTCAAGTGAGAAAATCAGTATGCGATTGGAACACGCTTTTGTGCCTTGCCTAAAGGCttttaag ataTTTGTGGTTGGTGAATTAATGGAAGATATAGTATTGTTAGACGGAGTGTGTCAGGATATGGCTACCAGAGAGGTGTTCCAACCACCTTGTTATATACCACG gaCAGTCCATCGTCTTATATTTCCAAAGTCATCACAACTGGTCGTATCCAGTCAGTGTCCAgagacaaaattattaatagtccCAGCAAAAGATACAGACGAATTGGACATAATGGAGGACGAACTTGACGATTTACAATGCGAACTG GTTTCCAACGCCTCCTCCCGTTGCCTATACCACAGAGTGATAAGAAAGTTATCTATTGAATCGCGCAATAAGAGCGTTATGCGCGGACGCAAGCGGAAACGAGGGGCCAAACGGGTCAACTATAGGGAGTCCGTGTGGGGAAAACAGATGt CTTCATCAACAATACCGGGGGTAGGATCTCATACCGATAAGGAACTCTCTAAATATTACAAACCGAGCTTGGATAATGTG CCTGAAAAATTggaaaaatctcaaaataacg GAGAATCCACATCCCAGCATAAACAGTCCGCGCGACAGTCCAGATTAGATTCTGAACAAGAG atttttaATACCATGCTATCCAAGACTAAAGGCAGATCTTCAGACAACAAATAA